The DNA segment CGGTCCCAAGAGCCAGAGCAGATATGTTTGATGACATTCACAGTGACAGCAGGTATACTCTGGGTGGGTCTATAGCTCATCCTCGAGATACTGGGAGAGAAGGCCTAAGAAGTGATGTATTTCCAGGACCTTCCTTCAGATCAAGCAACCCTTCTGTAAGTGAAGACAGCTACTTTCGCAAAGAATGTGGACGGGATCTGGAATTTTCTCACACTGACTCCCGAGACCAGGTCTTTGGCCACCGAAAATTGGGACATTTCCGTTCTCAGGACTGGAAATTTGCACTCCGTGGCTCTTGGGAACAAGACTTTGGCCACTCAGTTTCTCAAGAATCCTCTTGGTCACAGGAGTATAGTTTTGGTCCCTCTGCATTACTGGGGGACTTTGGCTCCTCCAGGCTGATTGAGAAAGAGTGTTTGGAGAAAGAGAGTCGGGATTATGATGTGGACCGTCCAGGGGAGGCTGACTCTGTGCTCAGGGGCAGCAGCCAAGTTCAAGGCAGAGGCCGAGGTCTAAACATTGTTGATCAGGAAGGTGCCCTCCTAGGAAAGGGGGAGACGCAAGGCCTGCTCACGCCTAAAGCGGGGGTTGGGAAACTCGTCGCACTGAGAAGTGTGAGCACAAAAAAGGTACCCACTATAAGTCGTATCACTCCCAAAACTCAGGGCACTAACCAAATCCAGAAAACTACCCCAAGTTCTGATGTGACCCTGGGGACAAACCCAGGGACGGAAGATGTCCAATTCCCCACTCAGAAAATCCCTTTGGGGCTTAATCTGAAGGATATTCGGCTCCCCAGAAGAAAGATGAGCTTTGATCTCATAGATAAATCTGATGTTTTTTCAAGATTTGGGATAGAAATAATCAAATGGGCAGGATTCCACACCATAAAAGATGATGTTAAATTTTCCCAGCTTTTCCAGACTCTCTTTGAACTTGAAACCGAAACCTGTGCTAAAATGCTCGCCTCATTCAAATGCTCTTTAAAACCAGAGCAcagagatttttgcttttttactatCAAATTTTTAAAGCACTCTGCTTTGAAAACACCCAGAGTTGATAACGAGTTTTTAAACATGCTTTTAGACAAAGGTGCTGTGAAGACCAAAAATTGCTTTTTCGAAATCATAAAGCCCTTTGATAAATACATAATGAGACTTCAAGACCGGCTTCTGAAGAGTGTCACACCCCTGCTCATGGCCTGCAATGCCTATGAGCTGAGTGTCAAGATGAAGACCCTCAGTAACCCCTTGGACTTGGCCGTTGCCCTGGAGACCACTAATTCTCTCTGCCGGAAGTCTTTAGCTCTTTTGGGACAGACATTCTCTTTGGCCTCTTCTTTCCGACAAGAGAAAATCTTAGAAGCTGTTGGCCTCCAAGATATAGCTCCCTCTCCTGCTGCATTTCCAAACTTTGAGGACTCTACCCTGTTTGGGAGAGAGTACATCGATCACCTAAAGGCTTGGCTGGTCAGCAGTGGGTGTCCACTCCAGGTCAAGAAAGCCGAACCTGAGCCAGCTCGAGATGAGGAGAAAACAGTTCCTCCTGCTAAACCTGAAATTCAGGCCAAGGCTCCAAGTGGTCTGAGTGATGGTAAGGAAAGCAGCAGAAGTTTCTGTTTGTTATGATTgattaagtttcctttttttttttttttttttttttttttagggccacacctgcagcatactgagattcccaggctagggcttaaataggagctgtagctgctggcctgtgccacagccacagcaatacaggatccaaaccatgtctgcaacctacaccacagctcacagaaacgctggatccttaacccactgaacaagaccagggatcaaacctatgtcctcatggatgctagtcagattcgttaactgctgaaccatgacaggaactccgtgttatgatttatttttcatgtttccttgtAATGTTTCTTATTCTCTTTGAGATTTGTACATGGAAGTTATTTAACCATTTggaagaaaatcagaattttagCAGAAAACTCACAGTGACCGGTATATATGCCTGCCATTCATTCTATAAACGTGTGAGCATGTATTAAGAATCTTCTGTCCACCACAGAAGTCCTTAGACTTTCTGGGTCACACACTCCTTTGGGAATCTGATGAAAAACTGTGGtccttgagagttcccatcgtggctcagtggttaacgaatctgactaggaaccatgaggttgcgggtttgatccctggccttgctcagtgggttaaggatctggcgttgccatgagctgtggtataggttgcagacgcagctcagatcctgcgttgctgtggctctggcgtaggctgacagctacagctccgattagacccctagcttgggaacctccatatgctgcaggagtggccttagaaaaagcaaaaagacaagaaaagctgTGGTCCTTGCCAGAGAAAAATGCACATATGTTTGTACACAGTTTTGATTGCACTTTCTGGTGTGTTTGTACCATCCTGCAGCCAAGGTTAAGAGGCCTTATGCCACCCCTTCCCTGTGTTCCCCACACCCCCCAGGTATTACTAGAAGGGGGAATAAATGCTGGGCACTGTCTCTAAGGATTCCTCAGGCTCCTGagtgaaagaaatcacaaaaccCAGCCCCTTCTGTGCTGGGATTAAGAGCTATGTAGGAGAGGCCTCAGCCTGCACAGGAGGAGCTGGGGAGTCAGGGAGGCAGTATTTTGAGGACAGACACCTTTTCACCTGTTTACTTTTTTAGATTGGCTAAAGTTCAAGAGCTAACTTAGATATACCTGGTAAGCTGCAGTTGATGAATTGGCTTACTTGGAAGGGGAAAGACCAAGAAGAAGGTAATAGAGATAGAAACAACTGTTTTGTgtcccttttccctctcccttaGCTCCCAGGGTGAATGTTCTCATAACCCAGACATCCCAGAGGTCGTGAGCATATGTAGTCGCCATGTAACCAGCAAGGAAGTCCCTTTTCCTCCTGATACAGTTCTTAGCTTCCATTGCCCCAGCCGACTGGGGAAGTCTTGATTTTCCCTGACTTTCTTCAGTCCTCTCCAGCCTTGTGCAACAGGCACTGGGTAGGTCCCACCACGATGAGTGGCCACACCTTCTCCCAGAGAGGGAGCCTTCCATAAATGGTCTCGAGGCTTAAGCAGGACCCCTCTTCCCTATACCCACCCCAGAGTAGTGGGATAGAAAGTCAGTATAACAATGATActgaaagggcaaaaagaccaaacaaacaatgATACTGAAGAACTTtgtaagaaagatgaaaaagtccCCCATAACCTAATGTTGCCCACCCCTGTCCTCTGTGCTGCTGTACAGGCCTGCCTGTAGCTGCAGTCTTGCCATGCTGCGAACAGTAGAGTCTGCTCTTTTATAGGATTATCAAggctcttttctgtgtttttatagCAATTGCTGCATCTTGATATTGACTTAACGTAAATTTACTTCATCTCTCTTCCTCACGCTGCCTTTTACAAGAGGCTTCTGAGGCTGAGCAGAGCTGGATTCCCATGTAGTTGGCATCTGCAAGCCTTGTCTTCTTGTTTGATCAGCAGGTAGATGGCGCCAACACCCATATCTCAATGGGACACTGCCCTGCCACTACTTCCATTACTGTTAGAAGTGCTGGGAAAACATCTTTGATTGGATATATTgattattaccattattttcattaaacttttttttttaatccttctttaAGGAGATGTTCTCAGAATGATTGCTGGGCCAAACCTAGGACCCACTTTCTGGCTCTGGGCTATGATTATCCCTAGAGATGATTGCAGCAATGGACAAATTTCATTGTCTTTGAAAGCTTCTGACTTTGAACCTCTTACTcttttgtaaaattatataaatctAGCAGTTCTATAAAATGAGAGCCAAcatcaaaagacaaaggaaagtaaggagttcctgttgtggcacagcggaaacaatcccactaggaaccatgaggcttcggattccatccctggccttgctcagtggattaaggatccagtgttgctgtgagctgtggtgtaggtcgcagacacaactcggatcccgagttgctgtggctgtggagtaggccagcagctgtagctccaatttgacccctagcctaggaacctccatatgccatgggtgatgccctaaagagcaaaaaaagaagaaaaaaaaaagggaaagtaatTTCAGAGGGGAAATGACATGACAATTGAAGGATTGACTCCTCTTTTGTTAAGATCTGATATGGGTGTTTAAAATACCATTCCACAGAACAAACTGGAAAACCTCTTCAGTTCGGGgtaatttttgttgaatgaatgaaaaaatagacCATCTGTGCTATTAAAACTTTTAAgtatcagaaaactaaaaagtcCTAGTATTTAAGGTCATAACACACTTCTGTGTTGCTGGTAGCATtacaagtcaggagttcccgctgtggtacaatgggatcagtggcatccctgcagtgccaggatgcaggttttgatccctggcccggcagagtatgttaaaggatctggcattgccctagctgtggcgtaggtcacaacagtggctcggatctgatccctggcccgtgaaCTCCATAGGCCGagtcggccaaaaaaaaaacaagtcatatTGAAGGAAATTCAcaccttaaaaaatgttttcatacattcagcaaatattttctgtcaaCACCTACCTTAGGACCATTGACTTCTTTaattggaaattttttctttgttaatttatatgttttctgattacaaaatgtgtgtttattttttatagaaaaagcacataaaaaatgaaatctcgaaggtcccattgtggtgcagtggaaacaaatctgactagtaaccatgaggttgtgggttcgatccctggcctcatttggtgggttgaggatccggcattgccgtgagctgtggtgtaggtcgcagacgcgacttggctctggcgttgctgtggctgtagtgtaggccagcaactatagctccaattctacccctagcctgggaaccttcatatgccgcaggtgcagctctaaaaatcaagaaaaaaaagaattctctgatAAACCTACCACCCATAGATAACCTCTGTTAACTTTCTggtgtatttccttttttctttttctttttttttttggcatatttcttatctttttttcctttgtgtatgcatcttttcttccttttttcatgtTGGGAGTCTAGATatacttttacatattttatacctAGATACATTTTATGTCTTTCTATTTTCCCTTAATATTGTGAACATTCAAGTTAAGTTATATGCAAAAAGTGTTATGGAATTTCTATTTACCATTTCCTCCTATGGAATATGTACATGCATTTCTCTGTACAGTCATTATAAGTTTGTAACTGTTTTTTAGCGATTATGCTGTTATAGCTTTTGGGAGGATGTTTTGCATATTGGTTTCTAGAATAACAGAAATGCTGTTATGTTAACATTTTCAATGTTGGTCTCTAGTGAATGAGGATTTCAGTTGCTGGTGCCTGCTTAGGTTCCATCCTAAGCCCTCAATTCTGTCCTGGTCTTCTAGGCCCCATGTGGTCCAGTGTGTTTCTCAGAAAGCCCTTCTGTGTGTTCCAGAGGTGCCCCAGCGAGCAGATCACAAAGTGGTGGACATCATTGACCAGCTGGTCTCACGTGTAGTCGGAGGCAGCCTGTCTCCCAAAGAGAGAGCTCTTCTCAAGGAGGACCCTGCTTACTGGTAAGTCTTTAAATGTTGCTCTTTAGAATCCCTGCTATAAAAAGCACATGGCAGTGTTTTTTGTTGCTCTGATGGTGTCCAGAGCAGAGGTAAGATGCTTGTTTTGAGCTTTGCTGTCAATGGGAAGAGCATGAGGGTGGACAAGTTCACATGGGTTTAAGCTCCAATCCTCCTGCTTACCTGCCATGTGGCCTTCTCTCATCCAGACATGGAGCTCCTTGGCCCTGCTGTGTTAGTTTGAGGATGAGGTGAGAGGTGCATATGCAAAGAGAGTATAAGATGAGTATGTCACAGAAATTATTTGTGACTGATGGCTACTGTTTGTTaaactgtcttttccttttgccttATTGCCTCTTCACttgaacagctttttaaaattaaggttttCACCATAAATACAGAACTTGCTTATTAGAGAAGATAAAGAACAAAAGGTGGGAGAAGCCACCTGTGTGCCTGCTGACGTCCACTGACATTTTGGGGCATTTGCTTCTGGTCTTTCTGCTCATGAAAGGCTGTTTGGTTTTTAATGATAGTTGTGATTATCCTGTGATATAATATGCCCTATTCCTTTTAAATAACACAGGAAAATGCTCATATCCTTCTCTGTAAACATTTCACATGGCTGCATTTACTGGTCCATAGAGTAGGTGGTCATTTTGTTTAGccattctatctttttttctttttatggcttcactgGCAgccataaggaagttcccaggctatgggtcatattggagctgcagctgctggccgatgccacagcaacactggatccaagctgcatctttgacctatgccgcagcttgtggcatcgctggatcctcaacccactgagggaggttggagatcgaacctgagtcctcgtggatactagtcaagttcttaacctactgagccataacaggaatgccTAGCTATTCCTctcttgttagattttttttttcctggctccgCCCAAGGCATACCAAAGTTCActggtcaggaatcaaacccgtgccacagcagcatcgtgagccatagaagtgacaactctggatccttaacccttaacctgctgagccaccgagAAACTCCCTCTTGTTggatttttagagtttttttttttttttatgcccccacctgcggcatatgaagttcccaggccaggtattgagtctgagccacagttgtaacctacaacacagctgtagcagcagtggatcctttaacccactgtgctgggctaaggattgaacctctGTCTCTGCAGAAGCCCAAGTCTtggcagtaggattcttaacccattgtgccatagcaggaactcctagaatgttttTGATTgtatactatttttaatttttttctgtgaattgcTTAATGAATCACATTTTTGGCTTGTGTTTAGGATTATCTCTAGATTAGATTGCTAGAAATAGAAAAGTTTATACTTtgtgtatttgcttttgtttgtttgtttgtttggtttttatggccacaactgcagcatatagaagttcccaggccaggagttcccgtcgtggctcagtggttaacgaatctgactaggaaccatgaggtttcgggttcgatccctggccttgctcagtgggttaaggatccggcattgccgtgagctgtggtgtaggtcacagacttggcttagatcccgagttgctatagctctggtgtaggctagcagctacagctccgattagactcctagcctgggaacctccagttgccacaggagcagccttagaaaaggcaaaaagaccaaaaaaaaaaaagaagaagaagaagaagattgtctaaaaatacatatgtaattaATAGTCTTAGATGGATAATACTATATCTCATCCATGAAATAGGAACGGCTTGCTAGGGAAAGGAACCAATTAGgatcttagaaatgaaaaatgtaattgttaaaataaaaacctcagtGGTTGGTCAATAGCATAGACCTGGATGAAGACAGATTAGGTTCCTAGACTTGGAGACTTGATCACCTGTGAGTTCCTTTAGAAGGAATTGCCCAGAGACTATAAGGATAGGGCGATaccaaaaaaaagtgcttttaaaaaaactagtaGACTTAGTGTTTTGGtacatatgtttgaaatttttttttgtcttttttttgttgttgttattgttgttgttgttgttatttcttgggccactcccgcggcatatggaggttcccaggctaggggttgaatcagagctgtagccaccggcctacaccagagccacagcaacgtgggatccgagccgcgtctgcaacctacaccacagctcacggcaacgccggatcgttaacccactgagcaagggcagggaccgaacccgcaacctcatggttcctagtcagatttgttaaccactgcgccacgacgggaacgcctatgtTTGAATTCTTAATTCAAAGTTGGACTTGTATGGGAGTTcgcattatggctcagcaggttaagaacccgactagtattcatgaggatgtgggttccatccctggccttgatcagtgggttaaggatttggcattgccacaagctgtggcataggctgcagatgcagctcatatctgttgttgctgtgactgtggggtaggtctggagctgcagctccgactcaacccctaacctggggcaggtttggccctaaatgggaaaaaaaaaaaaaaaaaaaaaaaggagtacttgtttgtaatttacaaaaaaaaaaaagtaagaaaataaatcagttgAACTAAAGGCAAAATGTTTCTGCCATGATCCAGTCTCATGCAGTCACTTTTTAGTTCCACTCCTTGGAGGTAGTCACTTTTAGTTCTTTAAACTACTTTTAACATTTACCTCTGTATCTCTAGAGATAATATGCCTGTGTtgctcgtttttgtttttgtttttgttttgtctttttgtccttttagggccacaccctcggcatatggaggttcccaggctaggggtctaattggagctgtagccgccaacctatgccacagccacagcaacttgggatctgagctgcatcttcgacctacaccacagctcacggcaacactggatccttaacccactgggcaaggccagggatcgaacctgcaacctcatggttaccagtctggttcattaaccactgaaccacaacaggaactccttgttttttattattttaattactttaaaaaagtaatttttactttatatttggAGTAAGTTGATTTCCTGTATTGTTCTTTCTTCATTATCAGTTGTACAGTATTACTGTTGTACGTATGAAGATAGATGGGAATTTTGCTCACTTTCCTCCCCAGTGTTTGAGGATTTCTTAGTCATTGATCAGAGAATGCTCTTTTTGCTAGGTCTTAACACAATAATGTGTTCTTTTTATTAGTAAGTGAAAGGTTCAGTTCTTAGAAAGCAGATATAAGTACGGTTTCCATTATCTGTACCTGCTGGGGTCTAGCAGAGATTTGAGACTCCCTCTCTTCATGGGGAAGGGTGAACACAAGTTTGTTCACAACCTCACAGCCAAGCCTTGTGGACAGAACTGGCCACTGCTTTTTCCCAAGGTGGCCTACCCCTTCTGGTGCACTAAAATATCAGTAATACAGACAGACACTTCCTCATTTGAAGGATTGAAAGGTAgacttcctttgctttttttttttgtcttatttttagggccgcacccatggcatatggaggttcccaggctaggagtctaatcaaagctacagctgccagcctacgccacagtcacagcaacaccagatccaagccatgtccatgacctacaccacagctcacggcaatgccggattcttaacccactgagcgaggccagggattgaacctgcaacctcatggttcctagtcagatttgtttccactgcatcacaatgggaactccagacttcctTTGCTTTCTACAAAAGAGGTTGCAGAGGAACAAGCTTATAGAATGATCCCAACAGTTCAACATGTCGTGCATTGTTTTCTCCCAGCTTCTAAATTGTCTCCTGGGAGTGGGATGGCACTTACCTTTTCTGGATTATGCTCTCCAGGGATAGTCTGCCATGTCCACATGTTGAGAGACTTGGGAAGAAGTAGGTGGCCAAGAATCTCTCTAGTTTAACCTTTAGCAGGATTGTCCAAAGGcctcaaaatgaacaaaaagtctAATTGATGCTTTGGGGAAAAACTAAAATCTCACGTTATCTACACATGCAAgggagtggagttccctggtggttcagcaggctaagcatccagcattgccactgacgtggttcaggtttgatccctggcccaagaacttccatatgccatgggcgcagcgaagaaaaaaaattttttaataaacatgcaaggggaaggagggaagtggATG comes from the Phacochoerus africanus isolate WHEZ1 chromosome 4, ROS_Pafr_v1, whole genome shotgun sequence genome and includes:
- the SUGP2 gene encoding SURP and G-patch domain-containing protein 2, translated to MSPPRAVAAAGQRNMATRRIAQETFDAVLQEKAKRYHMDPSGDAVGEALQFKAQDLLRTVPRARADMFDDIHSDSRYTLGGSIAHPRDTGREGLRSDVFPGPSFRSSNPSVSEDSYFRKECGRDLEFSHTDSRDQVFGHRKLGHFRSQDWKFALRGSWEQDFGHSVSQESSWSQEYSFGPSALLGDFGSSRLIEKECLEKESRDYDVDRPGEADSVLRGSSQVQGRGRGLNIVDQEGALLGKGETQGLLTPKAGVGKLVALRSVSTKKVPTISRITPKTQGTNQIQKTTPSSDVTLGTNPGTEDVQFPTQKIPLGLNLKDIRLPRRKMSFDLIDKSDVFSRFGIEIIKWAGFHTIKDDVKFSQLFQTLFELETETCAKMLASFKCSLKPEHRDFCFFTIKFLKHSALKTPRVDNEFLNMLLDKGAVKTKNCFFEIIKPFDKYIMRLQDRLLKSVTPLLMACNAYELSVKMKTLSNPLDLAVALETTNSLCRKSLALLGQTFSLASSFRQEKILEAVGLQDIAPSPAAFPNFEDSTLFGREYIDHLKAWLVSSGCPLQVKKAEPEPARDEEKTVPPAKPEIQAKAPSGLSDEVPQRADHKVVDIIDQLVSRVVGGSLSPKERALLKEDPAYWFLSDDSSLEYKYYKLKLAEMQRMSQTMPGADQKPMAAECAVRAMLYARAVRSLKKRLLPGRRRGLLRAQGLRGWKVRKATTGTQTLLSSGTRLKHHGRQAPGSLQGKLPQPDGNDAAKDCLPDPAGPSPQDPSPEASGPSPKPAGVDVPEAPQSSSPCLSSNVDTKTMETAEKLAKFVAQVGPEIEQFSIENSTDNPDLWFLHDQNSSAFKFYRKKVFELCPSICFTSSPLNLRASESADSQESPLEPMEGEGEFEDEPPQHEAELESPEVIPEEDEEDEEEEEDEEGDEEAPTPGGASRLAGESIKSEGSEGNSPADGLLSEVAEDGSVGTPALSQASSGACFPRKRVSSKSLKVGMIPAPKRLCLIEEPKVHEPVRIAYDRPRGRPVSKKKKPKDLDFAQQKLTDKNLGFQMLQKMGWKEGHGLGSCGKGIREPVSVGTASEGEGLGADGQEHKEDTFDVFRQRMMQMYRHKRANK